In Ctenopharyngodon idella isolate HZGC_01 chromosome 1, HZGC01, whole genome shotgun sequence, a single genomic region encodes these proteins:
- the arl6 gene encoding ADP-ribosylation factor-like protein 6: protein MGLFDKLAGWLGLKKKEVNVLCLGLDNSGKTTIINQLKPSNAQAQDIVPTIGFSIEKFRTSSLSFTVFDMSGQGRYRNLWEHYYKEGQAIIFVIDSGDKLRMVVAKEELDTLLNHPDIKHRRIPILFFANKMDLRDALSAVKVSQLLCLENIKDKPWHICASDAVKGEGLQEGVDWLQDQIRAMKT from the exons ATGGGGCTTTTTGACAAGCTTGCAGGGTGGTTGGGTCTGAAGAAGAAGGAAGTGAACGTGCTGTGTTTAGGTCTGGACAACAGTGGAAAAACTACCATCATCAACCAGCTAAAGCCATCCAAT GCTCAGGCTCAAGACATTGTCCCAACCATAGGCTTCAGCATAGAAAAGTTTAGGACCTCAAG TCTTTCTTTCACAGTGTTTGACATGTCAGGGCAGGGAAGATACAGAAATCTGTGGGAACACTATTACAA GGAGGGTCAGGCCATCATTTTTGTGATTGACAGTGGAGATAAACTAAGAATGGTGGTGGCAAAAGAGGAATTGGATACCCTTTTGAATCACCCTG ATATTAAGCACAGAAGGATACCTATACTCTTTTTCGCCAACAAGATGGACCTCAGGGATGCGTTATCAGCAGTAAAGGTCTCTCAGCTCTTGTGTCTGGAAAACATTAAGGACAAGCCATGGCATATCTG TGCTAGCGATGCAGTGAAAGGAGAAGGTCTTCAGGAGGGTGTAGACTGGCTGCAAG ATCAAATCAGAGCGATGAAAACGTAA